The window CGGCATGTCGACGTCACACCGGCTGCCGACGGATCGGGGACCTGCTTCGTCGAAGCCGTCCTGTACGCCCACGACGGCGAGGTGATGGACCGGCGACTGGACGACATGGCGCGCGGCGTGTGCCTCGCGGACCCGCGCACGCATGAGCAGCGACGGGCGGATGCTCTCGCCGCGATCATGAACAAGGCGGACCGGCTGTCGTGTCTGTGCGGTGCCGAGGACTGCGAAGCTGGTGCGCGCACAACGAGTTCGGTCGTCGTCCACGTGATCGCCGAGGAGTCGAGCCTGACCGACGACACGCCGGTGGCTCTGAACGGCGACAAGCCCGCTTCCCCCGAACCGGAGCCCGAGTCGGAGCCCAAGCCGGAGCCCTCGCGGTTCGAGTCGCTGCTGGGACCCGTCCCGGCGGCGGGGCCGGCGAAGACCAATCCGGCGGTGGTCCTGGGCGGCGGGTTGTTGCCAGGGCCGCTGCTGGCAGCCACGCTCGCGCAGACCGCGACGATCAGGCGGCTGGTTCATCCGGGGGATTCACCAGCGGAACCTCGCTACGTGCCGTCGGCCAAGCTGGCGGACTTCGTGCGGTGTCGCGACATGACGTGCCGTTTCCCGGGTTGCGACGTGGCAGCCTACAGCTGTGATCTCGACCATACGATCGCGTATCCGGTCGGGCCGACGCAGGCGTCGAATCTCGCCTGTCTGTGCCGAAAACATCACCTGCTCAAGACTTTCTGGGGCTGGCGCGATGTCCAGTATCCGGACGGAACTGTCCTGTGGACGTCCCCGGGTGGGCAGACGTTCACGACGCATCCTGGGAGCCGGGTGTTGTTCCCGTCGTTGTGCCGGCCCACCGCGCCGGTCGCGGTCGACGCCGGCGTCCGGGCTCCCACGCCGAGCGCACCGTCCGGGCTCGGCATGCCTCGCCGCACGCAGACCCGGGCGCAGGTGCGGGCCAGGCGCATCCACGACCAACGAGCCGAGAACCAGGCACTGTTGGAGGGTCGCAACCATGCCCCTCCGTTCTGAATCCCGCCGCGACCTAGGGGTGGTAGGGCACTCCGACGGCGCGGAACACGAACTCGGGGGACGCGTCGAAGGCCAGCGATGTGCGGGGCAGTCGGGCGAGGACGTCGCGGGGGATGTCCTCCTTGTAATGCAGCGACAGCTCGCCCGAGCAGCGGGGGTCGACAGCGGAGACGTCGACATCGAGGGTCAGCCCCGTCTCGGACAGCTCGGCCTTGACCGACCCGGTCTGCGGGGCGTCCCAACGCTGGTCGATCGTGCGGCCTGCCAGTTTCGGCACCGTGGACAGCGTGCCGAGCACGCGTTCGTTGGTCAGCACCAACGACCCGACATAGCTGGCGATGCTCCCTCCGGAGCGCAACCCGGGGACGGTGCCGCGGAAACGCCGTGTCACCGCGACGTACTCCGACATGAAAAGCACCCCCTCGGCCTCCACCTCCGCGCGCAACGCGCTGGGCAGCTTGCCGATTCGGAACAGCTTCCGAAGAAAGACAGCCATGTGCGAACCGTAGCTCAGCCGCGGGGAACGCCGAGAGCGCCGTAGACGAACTTCGGCGGAGTGGTGGGCACTGTCGCCGGCATCGCCATTGCGGGCGCTCGATTTGCTCGGTGATTTGGGGTACAGGTGGTCACGTGACCCCGGACAACAGGCGGCTACTGGCCGGCGTCGTCGCCGCCCTCGCCGTGTACGGGCTCCTGTGGGCCGGCTGGGCGCAGGACTGGGGATGGCTGACCCGCGCCGACGACGCCGCGCTGGACGCCGCGTACCGCGTCGG is drawn from Mycolicibacterium gilvum and contains these coding sequences:
- a CDS encoding HNH endonuclease signature motif containing protein, whose protein sequence is MFEELMDAAGRARGAAAIGAWARIENAAVAQRLSAMADLLESRLTDKDSAERDQWCLDNWDAVSAEVAAGQHTSLGVASNELLDAWTLRRRLPRVAEVFASGAISYRLVKSVVKRTRLVVDPEVMAKIDAEIAAHIRGWGPLSVAKHEAEIDHWVDLYDPAAVVHAESAARSRHVDVTPAADGSGTCFVEAVLYAHDGEVMDRRLDDMARGVCLADPRTHEQRRADALAAIMNKADRLSCLCGAEDCEAGARTTSSVVVHVIAEESSLTDDTPVALNGDKPASPEPEPESEPKPEPSRFESLLGPVPAAGPAKTNPAVVLGGGLLPGPLLAATLAQTATIRRLVHPGDSPAEPRYVPSAKLADFVRCRDMTCRFPGCDVAAYSCDLDHTIAYPVGPTQASNLACLCRKHHLLKTFWGWRDVQYPDGTVLWTSPGGQTFTTHPGSRVLFPSLCRPTAPVAVDAGVRAPTPSAPSGLGMPRRTQTRAQVRARRIHDQRAENQALLEGRNHAPPF